The following are encoded together in the Leptospira langatensis genome:
- a CDS encoding ATP-dependent Clp protease adaptor ClpS yields the protein MPGSPTVEETTTEDPVYTGGPWRVVLWDDNEHTYEYVITMLMDVCKMTPEQAFGHAVEVDAQKKTVVFAGELEHAEHIQDLILNYGPDPLLPASKGSMSATLES from the coding sequence ATGCCTGGTTCCCCCACAGTAGAAGAAACAACCACGGAAGACCCGGTCTATACCGGAGGACCTTGGAGAGTCGTTCTTTGGGATGACAATGAGCATACGTACGAATATGTGATCACCATGCTCATGGATGTATGCAAGATGACACCTGAGCAGGCATTCGGTCATGCTGTGGAAGTGGATGCCCAAAAGAAGACTGTTGTCTTTGCGGGCGAGTTGGAACATGCAGAGCATATCCAAGATCTTATCTTAAATTACGGACCCGACCCATTGCTTCCTGCCTCCAAGGGTTCTATGAGCGCAACATTAGAAAGCTAA
- a CDS encoding MaoC family dehydratase, whose amino-acid sequence MSKIPTSPFAELGPKTPVDTGKVKRGIYGRYLEEFTEGAIFEHPRELTIDRSFAQEFATTYMEANPLYLSAPYAQAHGFKDLLVSPLMVFNVALSLGVQNDSEKALANLGYYDVQFLKPVYPGDTLSAKTKILKIDDKGADKPGIVHVRTLCLNQNRELVLQYERKIMIYHSNGKPKGTPKPVIKDAFFPETDSPNIDLPELKLPKGFETSTWADTYFESFEPGQIYIHQNGRTITDEHFAWTYRVGNTHPLHYDKLYSAGISGPMGGEPVVYGGLVFAWLCGLASRDTTENVLWDLGFTEGYHTQPSFSGDTVTAISRVLSVKDRGTEFGIPAGEVHIQFIGLKNIKANDAYEKFGADLFLKENDKKKHGKEKLPEKIFEIERKILVKKKF is encoded by the coding sequence ATGTCAAAAATCCCTACTTCCCCCTTTGCGGAATTGGGTCCAAAAACTCCAGTAGACACCGGAAAAGTGAAACGGGGAATTTACGGCAGATATCTGGAAGAATTTACAGAAGGAGCTATCTTCGAGCATCCTAGGGAACTTACGATAGATCGTTCTTTCGCACAAGAATTCGCAACCACATACATGGAAGCGAACCCTCTTTATCTCTCCGCTCCATACGCTCAGGCTCACGGATTCAAGGACTTATTAGTTTCCCCTTTAATGGTGTTTAACGTAGCACTCTCTCTGGGAGTTCAGAACGATTCTGAAAAGGCTCTTGCCAACCTCGGATACTATGATGTTCAATTCTTGAAACCCGTTTATCCGGGAGATACGCTTTCCGCTAAGACCAAGATCCTAAAAATAGACGATAAGGGTGCGGATAAACCAGGTATCGTTCACGTTAGAACTCTTTGTTTGAACCAAAACAGGGAATTGGTCCTTCAATATGAAAGAAAGATCATGATCTATCATTCTAATGGAAAACCGAAAGGAACTCCTAAGCCTGTGATCAAGGATGCGTTTTTTCCTGAGACAGATAGTCCTAACATAGACCTGCCAGAATTAAAGCTTCCGAAAGGATTCGAGACTTCTACTTGGGCGGATACTTATTTCGAAAGCTTCGAACCGGGACAGATCTATATCCACCAAAACGGAAGAACGATCACCGACGAACATTTCGCGTGGACATATAGGGTCGGGAACACTCACCCACTTCATTATGATAAATTGTATTCAGCGGGAATTTCCGGCCCCATGGGAGGAGAGCCAGTGGTATATGGAGGACTTGTTTTCGCATGGCTTTGCGGACTTGCGTCACGCGACACCACTGAGAACGTTCTCTGGGATCTTGGCTTTACCGAAGGATATCATACTCAGCCTTCTTTTAGCGGAGACACAGTGACTGCGATTTCCAGGGTTCTTTCCGTGAAAGATAGAGGAACTGAATTCGGAATTCCTGCCGGAGAAGTCCATATCCAATTCATCGGGCTCAAGAATATCAAGGCGAACGACGCCTACGAGAAATTCGGAGCAGACCTGTTCTTGAAAGAGAACGATAAGAAGAAACACGGAAAAGAAAAACTTCCTGAGAAAATCTTCGAGATCGAGAGAAAGATCTTAGTTAAGAAGAAATTCTAG
- the lsa23 gene encoding surface adhesion protein Lsa23 encodes MHGLHASNYLDGKHLFSILTRLKKSFEFGLGLVLMKAYLLLLVLFLVIGCQSPPLPEFKPPDSVCPKTDLLLLSQPEIDIRSGNSLIAVYCKNDITPSGSEWEVSLVFEDEIHPNSWKDFFYRIYRRIKYGRNYDIESFTIHLEPDGKTFQLDLKNVYSGSQTFYQDPVEHKDSVLASASLENKNALPIVYVNTWNHMFGEKDMNPDLQKQEHLLSEFRFGSRRQLDLYFGSR; translated from the coding sequence ATGCATGGTTTACATGCTTCCAATTACTTGGATGGAAAGCATCTATTTTCCATCTTGACAAGATTGAAAAAGTCATTCGAATTCGGCCTTGGTCTCGTTCTTATGAAAGCGTATTTACTTCTTCTTGTCCTATTCTTAGTGATCGGATGTCAATCTCCTCCTCTTCCTGAGTTCAAACCTCCCGACTCGGTCTGTCCGAAAACGGATCTTCTTCTATTATCCCAGCCGGAGATAGATATCAGATCAGGCAATAGTCTAATCGCTGTTTATTGTAAGAATGATATCACTCCTTCCGGATCGGAATGGGAAGTGAGCCTGGTCTTCGAAGACGAGATCCATCCGAATTCCTGGAAGGATTTTTTCTATAGGATCTATAGAAGGATCAAATACGGAAGGAATTACGATATAGAATCTTTCACGATCCATCTAGAACCGGATGGTAAGACATTTCAATTGGATCTGAAAAACGTGTATTCTGGAAGCCAAACCTTCTACCAAGATCCTGTGGAACATAAGGATAGTGTTCTTGCTTCCGCTAGCCTGGAGAATAAGAACGCTCTACCCATCGTATATGTGAATACTTGGAACCATATGTTTGGGGAGAAGGATATGAACCCCGATCTTCAAAAACAGGAGCATCTGCTCTCCGAGTTTCGATTCGGTTCCAGGCGACAATTGGATCTGTATTTCGGATCTCGCTAG